In Synechococcus sp. CB0101, a genomic segment contains:
- the trmB gene encoding tRNA (guanosine(46)-N7)-methyltransferase TrmB, producing MRQHVNPLSRFFQLPLELPAPAALFSDPSQPIHLDIGCARGRFLLALAQQQPALNHLGVEIRRPLVQAAEADRQALALGNLHYLFCNANVSLQAWLAVLPAGQLDLVSIQFPDPWFKKKHHKRRVLQPALLLAIAAALAPGKRFFIQSDVPAVIDPMVALTEACGCFSRPAIDAKPWRASNPLPVPTERETYVLNQGLPVYRVLYERNEAPLPELAVLEQWLEATDNPLDSAVPTA from the coding sequence GTGCGCCAGCACGTCAATCCCCTCAGCCGTTTCTTCCAGCTGCCGCTGGAACTGCCCGCGCCGGCAGCGCTGTTCAGCGATCCCAGCCAGCCGATCCACCTGGATATCGGCTGTGCCCGCGGCCGCTTCCTGCTCGCCCTGGCCCAACAGCAACCCGCGCTGAATCACCTCGGCGTGGAGATCCGCCGGCCGCTGGTGCAGGCCGCCGAAGCCGACCGCCAGGCCCTGGCTCTGGGCAACCTGCACTACTTGTTCTGCAACGCCAATGTGAGCCTGCAGGCGTGGCTGGCGGTGCTGCCAGCCGGCCAGCTTGATCTGGTGTCGATCCAGTTTCCGGATCCTTGGTTCAAGAAAAAGCACCACAAACGGCGGGTGCTGCAGCCAGCGCTGCTGCTGGCGATCGCCGCGGCCCTGGCCCCGGGCAAACGCTTCTTCATCCAGAGCGATGTGCCCGCCGTGATCGATCCGATGGTGGCGCTCACCGAAGCCTGCGGGTGCTTCAGCCGCCCCGCGATCGACGCCAAACCCTGGCGCGCGAGCAACCCCCTGCCGGTGCCCACTGAGCGGGAAACCTATGTGCTCAACCAAGGGCTGCCGGTGTATCGCGTGCTCTATGAACGCAACGAAGCACCGCTGCCGGAGCTGGCAGTGCTGGAGCAATGGCTAGAAGCCACCGATAATCCGCTCGACTCCGCAGTCCCCACGGCATGA
- the glmM gene encoding phosphoglucosamine mutase, whose protein sequence is MAESAAFSLAAFPLGTPLPQGTAAFGTDGIRGRVGTQITPALALQLGYWCGQVLPPGGPILLGSDSRSSGPMLVAALAAGLTAAGRDVLDLGLCPTPAVPGAIRQLGGSGGLMVSASHNPPHDNGIKVFGACGAKLGKEQQAAIEAGLHGGSEVSSGFRATGRLHQRPDLLEAYQQRLLASVEGARLEGCRIVLDLCWGSATSCGEALFRALGADLTVIHGQPDGSRINQGCGSTHLEPLRTVVLEKGAAMGFAFDGDADRMLAVDGRGRVVDGDQILYLWGQALMADGVLPANRIVATVMSNLGFERAWQASGGLLERTAVGDQYVHAAMEELGAALGGEQSGHILSARHGMSGDGLLTALQVASLIQARGGSLADWMDSSFQPYPQKLVNVTVPDKARRTGWQSCAPLSEAVQQAEAAMHGSGRVLVRASGTEPLLRVMVEAAEQADVDHWSQHLAALADQYLNAA, encoded by the coding sequence ATGGCCGAATCGGCTGCGTTCTCCCTGGCTGCGTTCCCTCTGGGAACGCCTCTACCCCAGGGCACAGCCGCCTTCGGCACCGATGGCATCCGCGGCCGGGTGGGCACGCAGATCACCCCTGCCCTGGCCTTGCAGCTCGGCTATTGGTGCGGGCAGGTGCTGCCGCCGGGAGGGCCGATCCTTCTGGGCAGTGATTCGCGCAGCAGTGGCCCCATGCTGGTGGCAGCGCTCGCGGCCGGACTCACCGCTGCAGGCCGCGATGTGCTCGATCTGGGTCTCTGCCCCACTCCGGCGGTGCCCGGGGCGATCCGTCAGCTGGGCGGCAGCGGCGGGTTGATGGTGAGTGCCAGCCATAACCCCCCGCACGACAACGGCATCAAGGTGTTCGGCGCCTGCGGCGCCAAGCTGGGCAAGGAGCAACAGGCGGCGATCGAAGCGGGCCTGCACGGCGGCAGCGAGGTGAGCAGTGGCTTTCGCGCCACCGGTCGACTGCACCAGCGCCCCGACCTCCTCGAGGCCTACCAGCAGCGGTTGCTGGCGAGCGTGGAGGGTGCGCGCCTGGAGGGCTGCCGCATCGTGCTGGATCTCTGCTGGGGTTCGGCCACCAGCTGCGGTGAAGCACTGTTCCGCGCCCTCGGCGCTGATCTCACCGTGATTCATGGCCAGCCCGATGGCAGCCGCATCAATCAGGGCTGCGGCAGCACCCATCTCGAGCCCCTGCGCACGGTGGTGCTGGAGAAGGGTGCGGCGATGGGGTTCGCATTCGATGGTGATGCCGATCGCATGCTCGCCGTGGATGGCCGCGGCAGGGTGGTGGACGGCGATCAGATCCTCTATCTCTGGGGCCAGGCCCTGATGGCTGATGGCGTTTTGCCCGCGAACCGGATCGTGGCCACGGTGATGAGCAACCTGGGCTTTGAACGGGCGTGGCAGGCCTCAGGCGGGTTGCTGGAGCGCACGGCCGTGGGCGATCAATACGTGCACGCCGCCATGGAGGAGCTGGGGGCGGCCCTCGGCGGGGAGCAATCGGGCCATATCCTCTCGGCGCGCCATGGCATGAGCGGCGATGGCCTGCTCACCGCGCTGCAGGTGGCCAGCTTGATTCAGGCGCGGGGCGGTTCCCTCGCCGACTGGATGGACAGCAGCTTCCAGCCCTATCCCCAGAAGCTGGTGAATGTGACCGTGCCTGATAAGGCTCGCCGCACCGGTTGGCAGAGCTGCGCGCCACTCAGCGAAGCGGTGCAGCAGGCCGAGGCCGCGATGCATGGTTCAGGCCGCGTGCTGGTGCGGGCGAGCGGCACCGAACCGCTGTTGCGGGTGATGGTGGAAGCGGCCGAGCAGGCCGATGTGGATCATTGGAGCCAGCATCTGGCGGCTCTGGCCGATCAGTACCTCAACGCTGCTTGA
- a CDS encoding DUF3177 family protein translates to MPDLLLYRTLVWLDYRLAAVFAVGLPLVLLLWAAWKREQALVRLMGIYWKVASLLLITVLLLTDNKPLGYLLAFLAQGLVVLSVWFWVDLNEELADLPPWRPLPFAVRAWRWGLSVFGVLGALLSARALDCVRGGVTRPVCRVWLEAPDDLHGGAASFFNFVFGGSWTGTIAAFVGYVALVAYAVGALQWLLVRLPKQGRVAGGF, encoded by the coding sequence GTGCCAGACCTGCTGCTCTATCGCACTCTTGTCTGGCTGGACTATCGCCTGGCTGCGGTGTTTGCCGTGGGGCTGCCGCTGGTGCTGCTCCTGTGGGCTGCCTGGAAGCGGGAGCAGGCCCTGGTGCGTTTGATGGGCATCTATTGGAAGGTGGCCAGCCTGCTGTTGATCACGGTGCTGCTGCTCACCGACAACAAGCCCCTTGGTTATCTCCTGGCGTTCCTGGCCCAGGGCCTGGTGGTGCTGAGCGTGTGGTTCTGGGTGGATCTCAATGAAGAGCTGGCGGATCTGCCCCCCTGGCGGCCGTTGCCCTTTGCGGTGCGTGCCTGGCGCTGGGGCCTAAGCGTGTTTGGGGTGCTGGGGGCTCTGCTCAGTGCACGCGCCCTGGACTGCGTGCGCGGCGGCGTCACCCGCCCGGTGTGTCGGGTGTGGCTGGAGGCGCCTGATGATCTGCACGGCGGCGCTGCCAGCTTCTTCAATTTCGTGTTCGGCGGCAGCTGGACCGGCACCATCGCGGCCTTTGTGGGCTACGTGGCTTTGGTGGCCTACGCGGTGGGTGCGTTGCAGTGGTTGCTGGTGCGGCTGCCGAAGCAGGGGCGGGTGGCCGGTGGTTTCTGA
- a CDS encoding BadF/BadG/BcrA/BcrD ATPase family protein, translated as MPEAPPRLIAGFDAGQTHTTCRLARLETSGAWRVLSEGQGGGVSHLAATGGDSRFAAALQGSLTAALAAAQLEANTPLAAAGIGASGIEAGSAVQHQGTALAAQCLQLSPELAVVVGDERTALAGAFSGGAGILVISGTGCIAAGSDGQGQIRRCGGWGWLLDGAGSAMDIGRDGLALSVQMADGRVSDTPLRAALWEALGADSAQAVKAAVVAPDFGAAGFARLAPVLNELALAGERHAQAVITRSAEALAAMVQSVAEQLDLPAPAVCGVGGALLHLQQLQLAFQTALRQRLPEATLQAPAGDACSGALSLAAAAIKQR; from the coding sequence ATGCCTGAGGCTCCGCCCCGGCTGATCGCCGGCTTCGATGCCGGCCAAACGCACACCACCTGCCGGCTGGCGCGGCTGGAGACCAGCGGGGCCTGGCGTGTGCTCAGCGAAGGCCAGGGGGGTGGGGTTTCCCACCTGGCCGCAACAGGCGGCGATAGCCGGTTTGCAGCGGCGCTGCAGGGCAGTCTCACGGCCGCCCTGGCCGCAGCGCAACTGGAAGCGAACACACCCCTGGCAGCTGCGGGGATCGGCGCCAGCGGCATCGAAGCGGGCAGCGCCGTGCAACACCAAGGCACCGCGCTGGCGGCCCAGTGCTTGCAGCTCTCTCCTGAACTGGCCGTGGTGGTGGGCGACGAGCGCACAGCCCTGGCCGGCGCCTTCAGCGGAGGGGCCGGCATCCTGGTGATCAGCGGCACGGGCTGCATTGCCGCGGGCAGCGATGGCCAGGGGCAGATCAGGCGCTGCGGGGGCTGGGGCTGGCTGCTGGATGGGGCCGGCTCCGCCATGGATATCGGCCGCGATGGCCTGGCCTTGAGTGTGCAGATGGCGGATGGACGTGTCTCAGACACACCACTGCGGGCGGCGCTGTGGGAAGCCCTTGGCGCTGACTCAGCCCAGGCGGTGAAAGCGGCTGTGGTCGCCCCAGACTTTGGTGCGGCAGGCTTCGCCCGCCTGGCGCCGGTGCTGAATGAGCTGGCCCTGGCCGGCGAGCGCCATGCCCAGGCGGTGATCACACGCTCTGCCGAGGCCCTGGCGGCGATGGTGCAGAGCGTGGCCGAGCAGCTGGATCTGCCCGCACCTGCTGTCTGCGGTGTGGGCGGAGCCTTGCTGCATCTGCAGCAGCTCCAGCTCGCCTTTCAGACAGCCCTGCGGCAGCGGCTGCCTGAGGCCACACTGCAGGCTCCGGCCGGCGATGCCTGCAGTGGTGCCCTCAGCCTCGCGGCGGCGGCGATCAAGCAGCGTTGA
- a CDS encoding NIL domain-containing protein translates to MKRRITLHFPREAVHQPIAYRLAVEFDIAAKILRAQIAPNQSGTMVVELSGDIDDLAAAEHWLESQGLGLNRASGQIQVDPARCVDCGICTSVCPSGALSSHAPTWQLQFDAQRCLVCEQCIPTCPFEAIALVLEPSP, encoded by the coding sequence GTGAAGCGCCGCATCACCCTGCATTTCCCCCGCGAAGCGGTGCACCAGCCGATTGCCTATCGGTTGGCGGTCGAGTTCGACATTGCCGCGAAGATCCTGCGGGCTCAGATCGCCCCGAATCAGAGCGGCACCATGGTGGTGGAGCTCTCCGGCGATATCGATGATCTCGCTGCGGCTGAGCACTGGCTGGAAAGCCAGGGGCTTGGCCTTAACCGCGCCTCCGGTCAGATCCAGGTGGATCCTGCGCGCTGCGTGGATTGCGGCATTTGCACCAGCGTTTGCCCCAGCGGTGCCCTGAGTAGCCACGCCCCCACTTGGCAGCTCCAGTTCGACGCGCAACGCTGCCTGGTGTGCGAACAATGCATTCCCACCTGCCCGTTTGAGGCGATTGCCCTGGTGCTGGAGCCATCCCCGTGA
- a CDS encoding IctB family putative bicarbonate transporter, with protein MSLAPVPSTPWLLRWQGLLASSASGPISSRFSLLAGLVLCALMAGLPLVTRGGLSLLILSAGLLWLLWALCTPAGRIGGISGWLLVMLGVAVLATGFSPVPMAAFKGLLKLTSYLGVYALMRELLACAPQWWNRIVAALLAGELVSAVLAIRQLYGDTTELARWADPNSVADGTIRVYGPLENPNLLAGYLIPILPIALVALLRWRTWPQRLFAAASLLVGAAALFLSYSRGGWLGMLGALGAVMLLLVLRQTRHWPTLWRRLFPLLLVAAAAAALVVAVTQIEPLRIRVMSLVAGRQDSSNNFRINVWLAAIEMIQERPWLGIGPGNSAFNLIYPLYQQPKFNALSAYSVPLELLVEGGIPNLLAGLGLLAASIRAGWAQLKGESSWALPALAALAAIAGLCVQGITDTIFFRPEVQLTGWFCLATLSVSRSAAARADA; from the coding sequence ATGAGCCTGGCCCCGGTGCCGTCCACCCCCTGGCTGCTGCGCTGGCAAGGCCTGCTGGCCAGTTCGGCCTCAGGTCCGATCAGCTCACGCTTCAGCCTGCTGGCCGGGCTCGTGCTCTGTGCACTGATGGCCGGGCTGCCGCTCGTCACCCGTGGCGGGCTGAGCCTGTTGATCCTTTCGGCCGGACTGCTCTGGCTGCTCTGGGCGCTGTGTACTCCAGCCGGACGAATCGGCGGCATCAGCGGCTGGCTGCTGGTGATGCTGGGGGTGGCGGTGCTGGCCACCGGCTTCTCACCGGTGCCAATGGCGGCCTTCAAAGGGCTGCTGAAGCTCACCAGCTATCTGGGGGTGTATGCCCTGATGCGTGAGCTGCTGGCCTGTGCTCCGCAGTGGTGGAACCGCATCGTGGCCGCCCTGCTGGCGGGGGAATTGGTGAGCGCGGTGCTGGCGATCCGCCAGCTCTATGGCGACACCACTGAACTAGCCCGCTGGGCCGATCCGAATTCAGTGGCCGACGGCACGATCCGCGTGTACGGACCACTCGAAAATCCCAACCTGCTGGCGGGCTATCTGATCCCGATCCTGCCCATCGCCCTGGTGGCGCTGCTGCGCTGGCGCACGTGGCCGCAGCGGCTATTTGCCGCAGCTTCACTGCTGGTTGGCGCGGCTGCACTGTTCCTGAGCTACAGCCGCGGCGGCTGGCTGGGCATGCTCGGCGCCTTGGGTGCAGTGATGCTGCTGCTGGTGTTGCGGCAGACCCGCCACTGGCCCACCCTCTGGCGCCGCCTGTTTCCGCTGCTGCTCGTGGCAGCGGCCGCTGCCGCACTGGTGGTGGCCGTCACCCAGATCGAACCGTTGCGGATCCGCGTGATGAGCCTGGTGGCAGGCCGCCAGGACAGCTCCAACAACTTCCGCATCAACGTGTGGCTGGCCGCCATCGAGATGATTCAGGAGCGGCCCTGGCTCGGTATCGGGCCGGGCAACAGCGCCTTCAACCTGATCTATCCGCTCTACCAACAGCCCAAGTTCAACGCCCTCAGCGCCTACTCCGTGCCGCTGGAGCTGCTGGTGGAGGGCGGCATCCCCAACCTGCTGGCGGGGCTGGGCCTCCTAGCCGCCAGCATTCGCGCTGGCTGGGCCCAGCTCAAGGGCGAATCCAGCTGGGCCCTACCGGCCCTGGCCGCCTTGGCCGCGATTGCAGGCCTGTGCGTGCAAGGCATCACCGACACGATCTTTTTCCGCCCTGAGGTGCAGCTCACCGGCTGGTTCTGCCTGGCCACCCTGAGCGTGAGCCGCAGCGCCGCAGCCCGCGCTGATGCCTGA
- a CDS encoding cupin domain-containing protein produces MRDRAELIDQLGLAPQPHPEGGHYRETYRASLLVDTPWGPRPASTAILFLLRAGECSHWHRIRSDELWHTHGGGALLVHDISPSGRARTTRLGLDLSRGEIPQHVLPAGHWFAAEPANGSDWSLVSCTVAPGFDFADFELAAAEQLSPYGAALTALLGNWRRLCVQR; encoded by the coding sequence ATGCGTGACCGTGCTGAGCTGATCGATCAGCTGGGGCTCGCACCCCAACCCCATCCCGAGGGGGGCCACTACCGCGAGACCTACCGGGCCAGCCTGCTCGTGGACACCCCATGGGGGCCCAGGCCTGCCAGCACAGCGATCCTGTTTCTGCTCAGGGCCGGGGAATGCTCCCACTGGCATCGGATCCGCTCCGATGAGCTCTGGCATACCCATGGCGGCGGCGCGCTGCTGGTGCACGACATCAGCCCCAGTGGCCGAGCCCGCACCACACGCCTCGGGCTCGATCTGTCCCGCGGCGAGATCCCGCAACATGTGTTGCCCGCCGGCCACTGGTTTGCGGCTGAACCGGCCAATGGCAGCGACTGGAGCCTGGTGAGCTGCACCGTCGCCCCCGGCTTCGACTTTGCCGATTTCGAGCTGGCGGCAGCGGAGCAACTGAGCCCCTACGGCGCCGCTCTCACAGCACTCCTGGGCAACTGGCGGCGCTTGTGCGTGCAGCGCTGA
- a CDS encoding FIST N-terminal domain-containing protein, giving the protein MARTFRLPHSLQSRIGPLLRRRTRRQARCCTALSNQPALEAAVADLSQQLRAAGQRGEADLALVFCSTAYATDLQRLLPLLRTAIPSRHWIGCAGGGVVGTDAQGQPHELEHQPGISVSLFELPGAELQLFHLEAGGLPDLDGPSQQWVDWVGAQPDAAHSMLLFIDPGCPAINDLISGLDYAYPQAAKVGGIAGQHSASHGSLLLNDQVVEGAVGCLIGGAWRLEPVVAQGCRPIGPVFEVEKAERNVVQRLSDGDHRGTPVACLQAILEDLNPEERELVRHSLFLGVAKSSFQLSSSDTPDDAAFLVRNLIGVDPRTGSVAVGERLRVGQRVQFQLRDANASRQEQRQLLSSQRRRQPEPLAALLFACLGRGEGLYGQPDGDVSACREQFERVPVAGAFCNGEIGPVAGATHLHGYTASWGFLVPNQQPADRPAS; this is encoded by the coding sequence ATGGCTCGGACGTTTCGCCTCCCCCATTCGCTGCAGTCCAGGATCGGCCCGCTGTTGCGGCGCCGCACACGCCGGCAGGCCCGCTGCTGCACCGCCCTCAGCAATCAGCCTGCCTTGGAAGCGGCGGTGGCCGACCTGAGCCAACAACTCCGGGCCGCAGGTCAACGCGGCGAGGCGGATCTGGCGCTGGTGTTCTGCTCCACCGCCTACGCCACCGATTTGCAGCGGCTGTTGCCACTGCTGCGCACCGCCATCCCCAGCCGCCATTGGATCGGCTGCGCCGGCGGTGGCGTGGTGGGCACTGATGCCCAGGGCCAGCCCCACGAGCTGGAGCATCAACCCGGCATCAGCGTGAGCCTGTTTGAACTACCGGGGGCGGAGCTGCAGCTGTTCCACCTGGAAGCCGGTGGCCTGCCGGATCTTGATGGTCCCAGCCAGCAATGGGTTGATTGGGTGGGCGCCCAGCCCGATGCCGCCCATTCGATGCTGCTCTTCATCGACCCCGGCTGCCCGGCGATCAACGATCTGATCAGTGGCCTGGACTACGCCTATCCCCAGGCGGCCAAGGTGGGCGGCATCGCCGGCCAGCACAGCGCCAGCCACGGCTCTCTGCTGCTGAACGACCAGGTGGTGGAGGGCGCCGTGGGCTGTCTGATCGGTGGTGCCTGGCGGCTCGAACCCGTGGTGGCCCAGGGCTGCCGGCCGATTGGTCCGGTGTTTGAGGTGGAGAAAGCCGAGCGCAATGTGGTGCAACGGCTCAGTGATGGCGACCACCGGGGCACTCCCGTGGCCTGCCTGCAGGCGATCCTCGAAGACCTCAATCCAGAGGAACGCGAACTGGTGCGCCACTCGCTGTTTCTGGGGGTGGCGAAGAGCAGCTTTCAGCTCAGCAGCAGCGATACCCCAGACGATGCGGCCTTTCTGGTGCGCAACCTGATCGGCGTGGATCCCCGCACCGGCTCGGTGGCCGTGGGCGAACGCTTGCGCGTGGGGCAGCGGGTGCAATTCCAGCTGCGCGATGCCAACGCCTCCCGCCAGGAACAACGGCAACTGCTCAGCAGCCAGCGCCGGCGGCAGCCCGAACCACTGGCGGCCTTGCTGTTTGCCTGCCTGGGGCGGGGCGAGGGGCTGTATGGCCAGCCCGATGGCGATGTGAGCGCCTGCCGCGAACAATTTGAACGAGTTCCGGTGGCCGGCGCCTTCTGCAATGGCGAAATCGGGCCGGTGGCGGGCGCTACCCACCTGCACGGCTACACCGCGAGCTGGGGCTTCCTCGTGCCCAACCAACAACCCGCCGATCGCCCTGCCTCCTGA
- a CDS encoding lytic transglycosylase domain-containing protein — protein sequence MPQLRPSAALLIGATCLGSGIALAAARQALVRLAPPLNPNSSTASLQAARFRSVDPLRRRDAALLLSAQPKRTPAERQQLLQGQGWGNGPLAAVALKQGAQNAEAQGKPQQAQALWHSLLRRFPQEPASADALYALGQRTVLLRRFPAHPAALAAALEDGDSLHLARWGARWPGAEDLLLRACENPKQGLNSEQRQLLSSGLLQVGQLEAAERCLGQQQPSPELSLSLGRSLLRGSGAEQERGQALLLQLAQQQPNSPLARDAAALLAEEPGAAALARLEHLPSSLRQGPAVQARLALEQRIPWQPVLQRWPQEPTSWELQWQLARKALLQRQWTEATQILEAIPSRKLPAVLAARQLFWQGYLAQRAGQSEQAKQLWQTLLRTQPVGYYSWRARVRLQQPLPGAAPMPPGPSAELSWHPLASGNHRLDELWRTGQALEAWESWRHQQGGRRPQGPMQLLLEGRLRTAIGDDWTGLGQLDFANLRLPQPGCRAQWQRALQQHPRRFQAELGQAAQQEGVDLELLWGVARQESRFSPGVSSPVGAVGLLQLMPETAAELAGRPVSAAELPTPGLNAQLGARYLRRLLEQWEQQPFLAVASYNAGPGAVASWLNPALPDPEQEPELWSEAIPYPETRLYVKKVLGNRWSYQVLQSDPTAICMEP from the coding sequence TTGCCCCAGCTGCGCCCCTCCGCCGCCCTGCTGATCGGCGCCACCTGCCTCGGCAGTGGCATCGCCCTGGCCGCAGCTCGGCAGGCCCTGGTGCGGCTGGCTCCTCCCCTCAACCCCAACAGCAGCACGGCTTCGCTGCAGGCCGCACGTTTCCGCAGCGTTGATCCCCTGCGCCGCCGTGATGCCGCCTTGCTGCTCAGTGCCCAGCCCAAACGCACACCCGCCGAGCGCCAGCAGCTGCTGCAGGGGCAAGGCTGGGGGAACGGCCCGCTGGCGGCGGTCGCGCTGAAACAAGGCGCGCAGAACGCAGAAGCCCAGGGCAAACCGCAGCAGGCCCAGGCGCTCTGGCACAGCCTGCTGCGCCGCTTTCCCCAGGAACCCGCCAGCGCTGATGCGCTGTATGCCCTGGGCCAACGCACCGTGCTGCTTCGCCGCTTTCCCGCCCACCCCGCGGCCCTGGCAGCAGCACTGGAAGATGGCGACAGCCTGCATCTGGCCCGCTGGGGTGCCCGCTGGCCGGGGGCTGAAGACCTACTTCTGCGGGCCTGCGAGAACCCAAAGCAAGGCCTCAACAGCGAGCAGCGCCAGCTGCTGAGCAGCGGCTTGCTGCAGGTGGGCCAACTGGAGGCCGCCGAGCGCTGCCTGGGGCAACAGCAACCCTCACCCGAGCTATCCCTGAGCCTGGGCCGCAGCCTGCTGCGGGGGAGCGGCGCCGAGCAGGAGCGGGGTCAGGCTCTGCTGCTGCAACTCGCCCAGCAGCAACCCAACAGCCCCCTGGCTCGAGACGCGGCAGCGCTGCTGGCCGAAGAACCCGGCGCTGCTGCGCTCGCGCGCCTAGAGCATCTGCCCAGCAGCCTGAGGCAGGGGCCGGCCGTGCAGGCGCGGCTAGCCCTGGAGCAACGCATCCCCTGGCAGCCGGTGCTGCAGCGCTGGCCCCAGGAACCGACCAGCTGGGAGCTGCAGTGGCAGCTGGCCCGTAAGGCCCTGCTGCAGCGGCAGTGGACGGAGGCCACCCAGATCCTGGAGGCGATCCCCAGCCGGAAGCTGCCGGCGGTGCTGGCCGCGCGGCAGCTGTTCTGGCAGGGCTATCTCGCCCAGCGAGCGGGCCAGAGCGAACAGGCCAAACAGCTCTGGCAGACGCTGCTGCGCACCCAACCGGTTGGGTACTACAGCTGGCGGGCCAGGGTGCGGCTCCAGCAACCGCTGCCCGGCGCCGCACCCATGCCACCCGGCCCCAGCGCCGAGCTGAGCTGGCACCCCCTCGCCAGCGGCAACCATCGGCTCGATGAGCTGTGGCGCACCGGCCAAGCCCTCGAGGCCTGGGAGAGCTGGCGCCATCAACAAGGGGGCCGCCGGCCCCAGGGCCCAATGCAACTGCTGCTGGAAGGGCGCCTGCGCACCGCCATCGGCGACGACTGGACCGGCCTGGGCCAACTGGACTTCGCCAACCTGCGGCTGCCGCAGCCGGGCTGCCGCGCGCAATGGCAACGGGCGTTGCAACAGCACCCGCGGCGGTTCCAGGCGGAGCTGGGCCAGGCCGCCCAGCAAGAAGGAGTGGACCTGGAGCTGCTCTGGGGCGTGGCGCGGCAGGAATCCAGGTTCAGCCCAGGGGTGAGCTCACCGGTGGGGGCGGTCGGGCTGCTGCAACTGATGCCCGAAACGGCCGCCGAACTGGCGGGCCGGCCGGTGAGTGCCGCCGAATTGCCGACGCCAGGGCTGAACGCCCAGCTCGGAGCCCGCTACCTGCGTCGTTTGCTGGAGCAATGGGAGCAACAGCCGTTCCTCGCGGTGGCCAGCTACAACGCCGGGCCCGGTGCTGTGGCCAGCTGGCTCAACCCTGCCCTGCCAGACCCCGAGCAGGAACCGGAGCTCTGGAGCGAAGCGATCCCCTATCCCGAAACCCGCCTCTACGTGAAAAAAGTGCTGGGCAACCGCTGGAGCTATCAGGTGCTGCAGAGCGATCCCACCGCGATCTGCATGGAGCCCTAA